The following coding sequences are from one Parafrankia irregularis window:
- a CDS encoding conjugal transfer protein TraC, producing the protein MSYDHGAAGYDVYGAGAGDDYGHDYDGTGYDGTGEDPGYQASGYVDLGGSQRSRRRQAKAQAAHERRSRRAERAAANAERASMRRAQSSLRRGAQPPRLLGPFAGRAFHKLRLPAHMETTAQIAGIYPFVVDSGLDAPGMYIGRHVWSGNSFDFDVFELYRQQVIENPNFAVFGAVGSRKSALLKTLISRGSAFGYQAAVPCDPKGEYTRLARRLGCEPTYIGPGLSTRLNPLDAPPRPRGIADADWAREVKRARSALLSSLIETAKGVPLTPAEHTAVDLALDVVTRQITGADPDRWATPLLPHVLEAMTDPSEEDCSALPMTAMELRDASRDATLTLRRLTHGALGGLFDGPTTSPLDFDKPIAVLNLERVQGSDEMIALIMTCAQAWMEAALMRQDGVQRYVVYDECWRLMRFAGLVRRLSAQQKLARQWGCANAIVAHRISDLLSASPDSVEIAKGLLAETAIRILYKQASDQIADTKEALGLTDVAADLLPRLDPGYALWLIQHRAFYVEHVVGDLEIPVVLNGSKMHGEVDDTNLVPDDLDPSELDPPELNPRLTSDPPGVAFSVPAPMPVPAAGQLTHAYHDERGHDPAEEDEENLVARAHWAAPPLVRDGVHHIQVGDPQIVDAPPN; encoded by the coding sequence ATGAGCTACGACCACGGCGCCGCCGGCTACGACGTCTACGGCGCCGGCGCCGGCGACGACTACGGCCACGACTACGACGGCACCGGCTACGACGGCACCGGCGAGGACCCCGGCTACCAGGCCAGCGGGTACGTCGATCTCGGTGGCAGCCAGCGCAGCCGCCGCCGGCAGGCGAAGGCACAGGCGGCCCACGAGCGGCGGTCCCGGCGGGCCGAGCGGGCCGCGGCCAACGCGGAACGGGCCTCCATGCGCCGGGCCCAGTCGTCGCTGCGCCGCGGCGCCCAGCCGCCGCGGCTGCTCGGCCCCTTCGCCGGCCGCGCCTTCCACAAACTGCGCCTGCCGGCACACATGGAGACCACGGCGCAGATCGCCGGGATCTACCCGTTCGTCGTCGATTCCGGGCTCGACGCCCCGGGCATGTACATCGGCCGGCACGTGTGGTCGGGCAACTCCTTCGACTTCGACGTCTTCGAGCTGTACCGGCAGCAGGTGATCGAGAACCCGAACTTCGCGGTGTTCGGCGCCGTCGGCTCGCGCAAGTCCGCGCTGCTCAAGACGCTGATCTCCCGCGGTTCCGCGTTCGGCTACCAGGCCGCCGTCCCCTGTGACCCGAAGGGTGAGTACACCCGGCTGGCGCGCCGCCTCGGCTGCGAGCCGACCTACATCGGGCCGGGCCTGTCGACCAGGCTCAACCCCCTGGACGCCCCACCGCGCCCCCGGGGCATCGCGGACGCGGACTGGGCCCGGGAGGTGAAGCGCGCCCGCTCGGCGCTGCTGTCCTCGCTGATCGAGACGGCCAAGGGCGTGCCGCTGACACCGGCCGAGCACACCGCCGTCGACCTCGCGCTCGACGTCGTCACCCGGCAGATCACCGGCGCCGACCCGGATCGCTGGGCCACCCCGCTGCTCCCCCACGTGCTGGAGGCGATGACCGACCCGTCCGAGGAGGACTGCTCGGCCCTGCCGATGACCGCCATGGAGCTGCGTGACGCGTCCCGGGACGCGACCCTGACGCTGCGGCGGCTCACGCACGGTGCACTCGGTGGTCTCTTCGACGGCCCGACGACCTCGCCGCTGGACTTCGACAAGCCGATCGCGGTGCTGAACCTGGAGCGGGTCCAGGGCAGCGACGAGATGATCGCGCTGATCATGACCTGTGCGCAGGCCTGGATGGAAGCGGCGCTGATGCGCCAGGACGGCGTGCAGCGCTACGTCGTCTACGACGAGTGCTGGCGGCTGATGCGGTTCGCGGGGCTGGTCCGCCGGCTGTCCGCCCAGCAGAAGCTGGCGCGGCAGTGGGGCTGCGCGAACGCCATCGTGGCGCACCGCATCTCGGACCTGCTCTCGGCCTCCCCCGACTCGGTGGAGATCGCCAAGGGCCTGCTCGCCGAGACGGCGATCCGGATTCTCTACAAGCAGGCGTCGGACCAGATCGCCGACACCAAGGAGGCACTCGGCCTCACGGACGTCGCCGCCGACCTGCTGCCCCGGCTGGACCCCGGCTACGCCCTCTGGCTGATCCAGCACCGTGCCTTCTACGTCGAGCACGTGGTCGGCGACCTGGAGATCCCGGTCGTGCTCAACGGCTCGAAGATGCACGGCGAGGTCGACGACACCAACCTCGTCCCCGACGATCTCGACCCCAGCGAGCTCGACCCACCCGAGCTCAACCCCCGGCTGACATCCGATCCGCCCGGTGTGGCCTTCAGCGTGCCCGCGCCGATGCCGGTGCCCGCGGCGGGTCAGCTGACCCACGCCTACCACGACGAGCGGGGCCACGACCCGGCCGAGGAGGACGAGGAGAACCTCGTCGCGCGGGCGCACTGGGCGGCACCACCCCTCGTGCGGGACGGCGTCCACCACATCCAGGTCGGCGACCCCCAGATCGTGGACGCGCCACCCAACTAG
- a CDS encoding nuclease-related domain-containing protein has product MAEYQRRRQLYAAERGDRSRRVAVVAAVGAAGAGALAGFLCGLGGLPAVRVAQAAVLGALVVLGAFAIRYYRVPPEIEAWRLDAEAERRTARSLDRLGRAGYTVLHDRQLADSAGNIDHLVIGPSGAWVIETDTHGGPIRQNPAGVWAGKVPLRAMLGLVAWMGEEATSQLVAELPAGWQLEAQSVVAFARAEVPDGLALVDGVLLLPVAGVADYILAAGVVLRPIDVALLVDVAQRVLPGYEVAGPQSWPTRSRLRGMLRR; this is encoded by the coding sequence ATGGCCGAGTACCAGCGTCGACGGCAGCTGTACGCGGCGGAGCGCGGCGACAGATCGCGACGTGTGGCCGTCGTGGCGGCTGTCGGCGCTGCCGGCGCGGGCGCGCTCGCCGGGTTTCTCTGCGGTCTGGGCGGGTTACCGGCCGTACGGGTGGCGCAGGCCGCGGTGCTCGGCGCGCTCGTGGTCCTCGGTGCGTTCGCCATCCGCTACTACCGTGTTCCACCGGAGATCGAGGCCTGGCGATTGGATGCCGAGGCCGAGCGCCGCACCGCCCGCTCCCTGGACCGGCTCGGCCGCGCCGGCTACACCGTGCTCCACGACAGGCAGCTCGCGGACTCCGCGGGCAACATCGACCACCTGGTCATCGGCCCGTCCGGAGCCTGGGTGATCGAGACCGACACCCACGGCGGTCCGATCAGGCAGAACCCGGCGGGTGTGTGGGCTGGCAAGGTGCCGCTGCGCGCCATGCTCGGTCTGGTCGCGTGGATGGGCGAGGAGGCCACCAGCCAGCTCGTCGCCGAGCTGCCCGCCGGCTGGCAGCTCGAGGCACAGTCGGTCGTCGCGTTCGCGCGGGCGGAGGTGCCGGACGGCCTCGCGCTGGTCGATGGTGTCCTGCTGTTGCCCGTGGCCGGGGTCGCGGACTACATCCTGGCCGCTGGAGTGGTGCTGCGCCCGATCGACGTCGCGCTGCTCGTCGACGTGGCGCAGCGGGTCCTGCCGGGGTACGAGGTCGCCGGGCCGCAGTCCTGGCCGACCCGCTCACGGCTGCGGGGAATGCTGCGCAGATAG
- the egtA gene encoding ergothioneine biosynthesis glutamate--cysteine ligase EgtA, with the protein MPLRVTPEASGRRQTGRTSPNGPTGQPETTDEAAHIKITSASASSDESAAAELRSFDDLVELAIHDVTSADARAEGSAGSGAGAGASAGEGATGRADMRRVGIELEWLVVDVARPSRSVPPDETAAALIEALGTTGAPGTAGASARSGLPGPGPGPEAGAPASPTSPTSPASPSLPSLPGGSRLTFEPGGQLELSGPPLALADAVAAMRGDLTLVRGALARHGLGLAGLGVDPLRPPRRHTAASRYVAMEEHFRAVGGEAGLTMMCSTASVQVNLDSGADVTQTVERFRLAHALEPVLIAMFAASPMPAGQPLTWQSGRQEVWARIDPSRTGPVLPDPTVPPTEWNPRGGTDHLAWLWARYLHDAHLMMIAGDDGEYQAVGHRATFGDWLAGGRAAPSTRRPTRQDLGWHATTLFPPVRPRGWLELRYLDAQPSELWPVPVAVASVLFDDPLAAREALAASVAVAGRARLAARLGLRDPALHRAAVRCVDLAVEALTRAGGDPELRLAVEAFADRYTRRRRSPADDLSLRLAARGPAELLREEASQCVLVP; encoded by the coding sequence ATGCCACTTCGCGTGACACCTGAGGCTTCTGGACGCAGGCAAACGGGTCGGACCAGCCCAAACGGCCCGACCGGTCAGCCCGAGACGACCGACGAGGCGGCCCACATAAAGATCACATCCGCATCTGCTTCCTCCGATGAGTCCGCCGCGGCGGAGCTGCGGTCGTTCGACGACCTCGTCGAACTCGCCATCCACGACGTCACCAGCGCCGATGCCAGAGCCGAGGGCTCGGCCGGGTCCGGAGCAGGAGCGGGAGCCTCGGCCGGAGAAGGAGCCACCGGACGGGCGGACATGCGCCGGGTCGGCATCGAGCTCGAGTGGCTCGTCGTCGACGTCGCACGTCCCTCCCGCTCCGTCCCGCCGGACGAGACGGCTGCGGCCCTCATCGAGGCGCTCGGAACCACCGGGGCACCCGGAACCGCAGGGGCATCCGCCCGGTCGGGCCTGCCGGGGCCAGGACCAGGGCCGGAGGCCGGAGCGCCGGCCTCTCCAACCTCGCCAACCTCGCCGGCCTCGCCCTCACTGCCCTCGCTCCCCGGCGGCAGCCGGCTCACCTTCGAACCGGGCGGGCAGCTCGAGCTGTCCGGTCCGCCGCTCGCCCTGGCGGACGCCGTCGCCGCGATGCGCGGCGACCTCACGCTCGTTCGCGGCGCGCTCGCCCGCCACGGCCTCGGTCTGGCCGGCCTCGGGGTGGACCCGCTGCGGCCGCCGCGCCGCCACACGGCGGCCTCCCGGTACGTAGCGATGGAGGAGCATTTCCGCGCCGTCGGCGGTGAGGCCGGGCTGACGATGATGTGTTCCACCGCGTCCGTCCAGGTCAACCTGGACAGCGGTGCCGACGTCACGCAGACCGTCGAGCGTTTCCGGCTCGCCCACGCCCTGGAGCCGGTGCTGATCGCGATGTTCGCCGCGTCGCCGATGCCAGCCGGCCAGCCGCTCACCTGGCAGTCCGGCCGGCAGGAGGTCTGGGCCAGGATCGACCCGAGCCGCACCGGCCCCGTCCTGCCCGACCCGACGGTGCCGCCGACCGAATGGAACCCGCGCGGCGGAACCGACCATCTGGCCTGGCTGTGGGCGCGGTACCTGCACGACGCCCACCTCATGATGATCGCGGGGGACGACGGCGAGTATCAGGCCGTCGGGCACCGGGCGACCTTCGGCGACTGGCTGGCGGGCGGGCGGGCCGCGCCGAGCACCCGCCGGCCGACGCGCCAGGACCTCGGCTGGCACGCGACGACCCTCTTCCCACCGGTCCGTCCACGCGGCTGGCTGGAGCTGCGTTACCTGGACGCACAGCCGTCGGAGCTGTGGCCGGTCCCGGTGGCCGTCGCGTCGGTCCTGTTCGACGATCCGCTCGCCGCCCGCGAGGCCCTCGCGGCCAGTGTCGCGGTCGCCGGCCGGGCCCGGCTGGCGGCCCGGCTGGGGCTGCGGGACCCGGCGCTGCACCGCGCGGCGGTTCGGTGCGTCGACCTCGCCGTGGAGGCGCTCACTCGCGCCGGCGGTGATCCGGAGCTGCGCCTCGCCGTCGAGGCCTTCGCGGATCGCTACACCCGCCGGAGACGCTCGCCGGCCGATGACCTGAGCCTGCGCCTCGCCGCCCGCGGGCCGGCGGAGCTGCTACGCGAGGAGGCGTCCCAGTGCGTCCTGGTCCCCTGA
- the egtB gene encoding ergothioneine biosynthesis protein EgtB, translating to MRPGPLTAAAVAGELDAARRRSLAYTDLTDDDLLRQHSPLMSPLVWDLAHVGNYEEIWLLRALTEARELHAGLDDIYDAFRHKRATRTSLPLLGPAEARGYLRDVRARVLDVLAALEPDLLLPRPGAEAGARTGAGAGAGAEPVPRNRLLADSFVYGMVIQHEHQHDETMLATLQLRTGPPVLADPADTDGPHADGPGGEGPDGATAGISARAAGDAGEVLVPAGEFTMGTSTEPWAYDNERPAHTVHLPAFHIGRFPVTNRAQMEFIADGGYDDERLWSADGWAWRCAEHLSAPLFWSRDGDVWTRQRFGRVEPVPPDEPVQHVCWYEAEAHARWAGRRLPTEAEWEKACAHDPVTGRSRRYPWGDTDPTSELANLGHGRARPTPVGSRPAGASPCGAEQMIGDVWEWTASGFTPYPGFASFPYREYSEVFYPQGGESARYRVLRGGSWATHSSAVRSTFRNWDFPIRRQIFAGFRLARDAGPS from the coding sequence GTGCGTCCTGGTCCCCTGACCGCGGCGGCGGTGGCCGGCGAGCTCGACGCCGCCCGGCGCCGCTCCCTGGCCTACACCGACCTCACCGACGACGATCTGCTGCGCCAGCACTCCCCCCTGATGTCGCCGCTGGTGTGGGACCTCGCCCACGTCGGCAACTACGAGGAGATCTGGCTGCTGCGCGCGCTGACCGAGGCCAGGGAGCTGCACGCCGGGCTGGACGACATCTACGACGCGTTCCGGCACAAGCGGGCCACCCGGACGTCCCTGCCGCTGCTCGGCCCGGCCGAGGCCCGTGGCTACCTGCGGGACGTCCGCGCCCGGGTGCTGGACGTCCTCGCCGCGCTGGAGCCCGATCTGCTGCTGCCACGTCCCGGCGCCGAGGCGGGGGCGAGGACAGGGGCAGGGGCAGGGGCAGGGGCGGAGCCGGTTCCGCGGAACCGGCTGCTGGCCGACTCGTTCGTGTACGGCATGGTCATCCAGCACGAGCACCAGCACGACGAGACGATGCTCGCCACGCTGCAGCTACGCACGGGGCCGCCCGTCCTGGCGGACCCCGCGGACACAGACGGCCCGCACGCAGACGGCCCGGGCGGAGAGGGCCCGGACGGAGCAACCGCCGGCATCTCGGCACGGGCGGCGGGCGACGCGGGCGAGGTCCTCGTCCCGGCCGGCGAGTTCACGATGGGGACGTCGACCGAACCGTGGGCCTACGACAACGAACGGCCCGCGCACACCGTCCACCTGCCCGCCTTCCACATCGGCCGGTTCCCGGTCACGAACCGGGCGCAGATGGAGTTCATCGCCGACGGCGGCTATGACGACGAGCGTCTCTGGTCGGCCGACGGCTGGGCCTGGCGCTGCGCGGAGCATCTGAGCGCGCCGCTGTTCTGGTCCCGCGACGGCGATGTGTGGACGCGACAGCGCTTCGGGCGGGTCGAGCCCGTCCCGCCGGACGAGCCGGTGCAGCATGTGTGCTGGTATGAGGCCGAGGCGCACGCCCGCTGGGCCGGGCGGCGGCTGCCCACGGAGGCCGAGTGGGAGAAGGCCTGCGCGCACGACCCTGTCACCGGGCGTTCACGGCGGTATCCATGGGGCGACACCGACCCGACGTCCGAGCTTGCGAACCTGGGGCACGGGCGGGCCAGGCCCACACCGGTCGGTAGCCGGCCGGCCGGGGCCAGCCCGTGCGGAGCCGAACAGATGATCGGGGACGTATGGGAGTGGACCGCGAGCGGATTCACTCCGTATCCCGGATTCGCCTCGTTCCCGTATCGGGAGTACAGCGAGGTCTTCTATCCTCAGGGCGGCGAGTCCGCCCGTTATCGGGTGTTGCGTGGCGGTTCCTGGGCGACCCACTCCAGTGCGGTCCGGTCCACGTTCCGCAACTGGGACTTTCCGATCCGCAGGCAGATCTTCGCCGGGTTCCGGCTCGCGCGCGACGCCGGGCCATCCTGA